The following are encoded together in the Paludisphaera mucosa genome:
- a CDS encoding DUF4142 domain-containing protein produces MLRILTLTALAVALFGPTSHAQSPPREATPGRNDQDASSGTPATSNGQTSALDAAVSDVLFAEAAAISGMAELTISQIGVQQARDPELKSFSQKMIDDHTKLAEELTSLAAQKGIALPRMVDPRAQFCAQSLQGTSREKFDACYAKAQLTAHMEAVAAFEAESERGLDPEMKALAAKALPILKGHLHMIKPIAMKYAKEKMEKDDHLSQ; encoded by the coding sequence ATGCTCCGCATCTTGACCCTGACCGCCCTGGCCGTCGCCCTCTTCGGGCCGACGAGCCACGCCCAGTCGCCCCCGCGCGAGGCCACGCCGGGCCGAAACGACCAGGACGCCTCGTCCGGCACGCCCGCCACGAGCAACGGCCAAACCTCCGCCCTCGACGCCGCCGTGAGCGACGTCCTGTTCGCCGAGGCCGCCGCCATCAGCGGCATGGCCGAGCTGACGATCAGCCAGATTGGCGTCCAGCAGGCCCGCGACCCCGAACTGAAGTCGTTCAGCCAGAAGATGATCGACGATCACACCAAGCTGGCCGAGGAGCTGACGAGCCTCGCCGCGCAGAAGGGGATCGCCCTGCCCCGCATGGTCGACCCTCGCGCCCAGTTCTGCGCCCAGAGCCTCCAGGGGACGTCGCGCGAGAAGTTCGACGCCTGTTACGCCAAGGCCCAGCTCACCGCCCACATGGAGGCCGTCGCGGCCTTCGAGGCCGAATCGGAGCGCGGCCTGGACCCTGAGATGAAGGCCCTCGCCGCCAAGGCGCTGCCGATCCTCAAGGGGCACCTGCATATGATCAAGCCGATCGCAATGAAGTATGCCAAGGAGAAGATGGAGAAGGACGACCACCTCTCGCAGTGA
- a CDS encoding Rieske 2Fe-2S domain-containing protein, translating into MSVQEKLAAARSGNSAKPAGEPSPAVAASTAPAPAGPPKTMSVKEKLAAARAGGTTKHAPKPATADQTDAPPAASPAVGAMSVTEKLAAARAGGAGRPAPAPAATSAAPAAKPGGMSVKQKLAAARGVATAPETATVETASSPTPVPAQVPTAAPRVLPPLAEMTDPRDLAEALRRAGAKKDQEAAARPAVATSAAAAAVPARPRREDVLGERPDRSQVRVDRRGLFVYATWWVVVGWLAFAAALALLSAMMIRYLFPNADAEPPSTVKVGLPTDYEPGDVSERFKDQWGFWIVRNVDDRGRDVIYALQTYCTHLGCPPSWLPGEQKFKCPCHGSGFYKDGANFEGPAPRPLERYKIGLADDGQIVVDKGQTFRKDLDQWSDPDSFLAV; encoded by the coding sequence ATGTCGGTCCAGGAGAAGCTCGCCGCGGCCCGCTCGGGAAACTCTGCGAAGCCCGCCGGCGAGCCGTCGCCGGCCGTCGCCGCGAGCACCGCCCCCGCGCCGGCGGGCCCTCCCAAGACCATGTCGGTGAAGGAGAAGCTCGCCGCGGCCCGCGCGGGGGGGACGACGAAACATGCCCCGAAGCCGGCGACCGCCGACCAGACCGACGCGCCGCCGGCCGCCTCGCCGGCCGTCGGGGCGATGTCGGTGACGGAGAAGCTCGCCGCGGCCCGCGCGGGGGGAGCGGGCCGTCCCGCGCCCGCACCCGCCGCAACCTCCGCCGCCCCGGCCGCGAAGCCCGGTGGGATGTCGGTCAAGCAGAAGCTCGCCGCGGCCCGCGGCGTCGCGACGGCGCCCGAGACCGCGACTGTCGAGACGGCCTCATCGCCGACTCCGGTCCCCGCTCAGGTTCCGACGGCGGCGCCTCGCGTCCTGCCGCCGCTGGCCGAGATGACCGACCCCAGAGACCTCGCCGAGGCCCTCCGCCGCGCCGGGGCGAAGAAGGACCAGGAGGCCGCCGCTCGGCCGGCCGTCGCGACCTCGGCCGCGGCCGCCGCCGTCCCGGCCCGTCCCCGGCGCGAGGACGTGCTGGGCGAGCGGCCCGATCGGTCGCAGGTCCGCGTGGATCGTCGCGGGTTGTTCGTCTACGCGACGTGGTGGGTGGTCGTGGGCTGGCTCGCCTTCGCCGCCGCCCTGGCGCTGCTGTCGGCCATGATGATCCGCTACCTCTTCCCCAACGCCGACGCCGAGCCGCCCAGTACCGTGAAGGTCGGGTTGCCGACCGACTACGAGCCGGGCGACGTCAGCGAGCGGTTCAAGGATCAATGGGGGTTCTGGATCGTCCGCAACGTCGACGACCGGGGCCGCGACGTCATCTACGCCCTGCAAACGTATTGCACCCACCTGGGCTGCCCGCCGAGCTGGCTGCCGGGCGAGCAGAAGTTCAAGTGCCCCTGCCACGGCAGCGGCTTCTACAAGGACGGCGCCAACTTCGAGGGGCCCGCCCCGCGGCCCCTGGAGCGCTACAAGATCGGCCTCGCCGACGACGGCCAGATCGTCGTCGACAAGGGCCAGACGTTCCGGAAGGACCTCGACCAGTGGTCCGACCCCGACAGCTTCCTGGCCGTCTGA
- a CDS encoding cytochrome b N-terminal domain-containing protein produces the protein MPLRDRITETQVWKSLFRHPMPTDRRNRVQVMLTNFFLHLHPVSVRKQGIALSYTWCMGGATFFLFLVEIVTGVMLMFYYRPTLEHAYNDILALRDVTTLGLLRELHRWAAHAMVIAVMLHMYRVFLTGSYKPPREFNWVIGVLLLVLTLLLSFTGYLLPWDQLAVWAITVGSNMARAAPVLGAEGPGAGFLDLNGVKLITPGSDAKFALLGGRSVGEGALNRFYVLHCVAIPLAASLLIMIHFWRVRKDGGISGPL, from the coding sequence ATGCCGCTCCGCGACCGCATCACCGAGACGCAGGTCTGGAAGAGCCTCTTCCGCCACCCGATGCCGACCGACCGGCGCAACCGGGTCCAGGTGATGCTCACGAATTTCTTCCTGCACCTGCACCCGGTCAGCGTCCGCAAGCAGGGGATCGCGCTCAGCTACACCTGGTGCATGGGGGGCGCGACGTTCTTCCTCTTCCTGGTCGAGATCGTCACCGGCGTGATGCTGATGTTCTACTACCGGCCGACGCTGGAGCACGCCTACAACGACATCCTCGCCCTCCGCGACGTCACCACGCTGGGCCTGCTCCGCGAGTTGCACCGCTGGGCCGCGCACGCGATGGTGATCGCCGTGATGCTGCACATGTACCGGGTCTTCCTGACCGGCAGTTACAAGCCCCCGCGCGAGTTCAACTGGGTGATCGGCGTCCTCCTGCTGGTGCTGACGCTGCTGCTCTCGTTCACCGGCTACCTGCTCCCCTGGGACCAGCTCGCGGTGTGGGCGATCACCGTCGGCTCGAACATGGCGAGGGCCGCGCCCGTCCTGGGGGCCGAGGGCCCGGGGGCGGGGTTTTTGGACCTCAACGGCGTGAAGCTGATCACGCCCGGCTCGGACGCGAAGTTCGCCTTGCTCGGCGGCCGGAGCGTCGGCGAGGGGGCCCTCAACCGGTTCTACGTCCTGCACTGCGTGGCGATCCCCCTGGCCGCGTCGCTGCTGATCATGATCCACTTCTGGCGCGTCCGGAAGGACGGCGGGATCAGCGGCCCCCTGTGA